The Juglans regia cultivar Chandler chromosome 2, Walnut 2.0, whole genome shotgun sequence genome includes a window with the following:
- the LOC108998021 gene encoding thioredoxin-like protein YLS8 codes for MSYLLPHLHSGWAVDQAILAEEERLVVIRFGHDWDETCMQMDEVLASVAETLKNFAVIYLVDITEVPDFNTMYELYDPSTVMFFFRNKHIMIDLGTGNNNKINWAMKDKQEFIDIVETVYRGARKGRGLVIAPKDYSTKYRY; via the exons ATGTCATACCTGCTGCCGCACCTGCACTCTGGATGGGCTGTAGATCAGGCCATCCTGGCTGAGGAAGAGCGACTCGTCGTCATTCGTTTCGGCCATGATTGGGACGAGACCTGCATGCAG atGGATGAAGTGCTAGCATCTGTTGCTGAGACACTTAAGAACTTTGCTGTAATATATCTTGTGGACATCACCGAGGTGCCTGATTTCAACACAATGTACGAGCTCTATGACCCATCCACAGTCATGTTCTTCTTCCGAAACAAGCACATTATGATTGACCTTGGCACTGGAAACAACAACAAGATTAACTGGGCTATGAAGGACAAGCAAGAGTTCATTGACATTGTTGAGACGGTGTATCGTGGTGCAAGGAAGGGTCGTGGTTTGGTTATTGCACCGAAGGACTACTCCACCAAGTACCGCTACTAA